From Pseudomonas sp. LS1212, the proteins below share one genomic window:
- a CDS encoding dipeptidase: MSPAELHADSIVIDGLIIAKWNRELFEDMRKGGLTAANCTVSVWEGFQATVNNIAASQKLIRENSDLVMPVRTTADIRKAKELGKTGILFGFQNAHAYEDQIGYVEIFKQLGVGIVQMCYNTQNLVGTGCYERDGGLSGFGREIVAEMNRAGVMCDLSHVGSKTSEEVILESKKPVCYSHCLPSGLKEHPRNKSDEELKFIADHGGFVGVTMFAPFLAKGIDSTIDDYAEAIEYTMNIVGEDAIGIGTDFTQGHGQDFFEYLTHDKGYARRLTNFGKIINPLGIRTVGEFPNLTETLLKRGHSERVVRKIMGENWVNVLKDVWGE; encoded by the coding sequence ATGAGCCCAGCCGAATTGCACGCAGACAGCATCGTTATCGACGGGCTGATCATTGCCAAGTGGAACCGTGAGCTGTTCGAAGACATGCGCAAGGGCGGGCTCACCGCTGCCAACTGCACCGTGTCGGTGTGGGAGGGCTTCCAGGCCACCGTCAACAACATCGCCGCCAGCCAGAAACTGATCCGCGAAAACAGCGACCTGGTGATGCCGGTGCGCACCACCGCCGATATTCGCAAGGCCAAGGAGCTGGGCAAGACCGGCATCCTCTTCGGCTTCCAGAATGCCCACGCCTACGAAGACCAGATCGGCTACGTCGAGATCTTCAAGCAACTGGGCGTCGGTATCGTGCAGATGTGCTACAACACCCAGAACCTGGTAGGCACCGGTTGCTACGAGCGCGACGGCGGCCTGTCGGGCTTCGGCCGCGAAATCGTTGCCGAGATGAACCGCGCAGGCGTCATGTGCGACCTGTCCCACGTGGGCTCCAAGACTTCCGAGGAAGTCATCCTCGAATCGAAGAAGCCAGTGTGCTACTCCCACTGCCTGCCGTCGGGGCTCAAGGAGCACCCGCGCAACAAGTCCGATGAAGAGCTGAAGTTCATCGCCGATCACGGCGGTTTCGTCGGCGTGACCATGTTCGCGCCGTTCCTGGCCAAGGGCATCGATTCGACCATCGACGACTATGCCGAAGCCATCGAATACACCATGAACATCGTCGGTGAAGACGCGATCGGTATCGGTACCGACTTCACCCAGGGCCACGGCCAGGATTTCTTCGAATACCTGACCCACGACAAGGGCTACGCCCGTCGCCTGACCAACTTCGGCAAGATCATCAACCCGCTGGGCATCCGCACCGTGGGCGAGTTCCCCAACCTCACCGAGACCCTGCTCAAGCGCGGTCACTCTGAGCGCGTGGTGCGCAAGATCATGGGCGAAAACTGGGTGAACGTCCTCAAGGATGTCTGGGGCGAATAA
- the dgcA gene encoding dimethylglycine demethylation protein DgcA: MAFEAMFQPIQIGKLTIRNRVLSTAHAEVYATDGGMTTDRYVKYYEEKAKGGIGLAICGGSSSVAIDSPQGWWKSVNLADDRIIPHFQNLADAMHKHGAKIMIQITHMGRRSRWDGDHWPTLMSPSGIREPVHRATCKTIEPEEIWRVIGNYASAAARAKAGGLDGVELSAVHQHMIDQFWSPRVNKRTDEWGGSFENRMRFGLEVIKAVRKEVGPDFCVGLRICGDEFHPDGLSHEDMKEIAKYYDATGMIDFLGVVGSGCDTHNTLANVIPNMSYPPEPFLHLAAGIKEVVKVPVLHAQNIKDPNQATRILEGGYVDMVGMTRAHIADPHLIAKIKMGQVDQIRQCVGANYCIDRQYQGLDVLCIQNAATSREYMGVPHIIEKSTGPKRKVVVVGAGPAGMEAARVAAERGHDVTLFEKKDAIGGQITTASKAPQRDQIAGITRWFQLELARLKVDLRLGTAADAATILDLRPDVVVLAVGGHPFLEQNEHWGAAEGLVVSSWDVLDGKIAPGKNVLVYDTICEFTGMSVADFLADKGSQVEIVTDDIKPGVAIGGTSFPTYYRSMYPKEVIMTGDMMLEKVYREGDKLIAVLENEYTGAKEERVVDQVVVENGVRPDEEIYYALKEGSRNKGQIDIEALFAIKPQPSLSQPGDGYLLFRIGDCVAQRNTHAAIYDALRLCKDF; this comes from the coding sequence ATGGCTTTCGAAGCAATGTTCCAACCGATTCAGATCGGCAAACTGACTATCCGCAACCGTGTGCTCAGCACCGCGCACGCCGAGGTCTATGCCACCGACGGCGGGATGACCACCGATCGGTATGTGAAGTACTACGAAGAGAAAGCCAAGGGCGGGATCGGCCTGGCGATTTGCGGCGGTTCGTCGAGCGTGGCCATCGACAGCCCGCAAGGCTGGTGGAAGTCGGTCAACCTGGCCGACGATCGCATCATTCCGCACTTCCAGAACCTGGCCGACGCCATGCACAAGCATGGCGCCAAGATCATGATCCAGATTACCCACATGGGCCGGCGCTCGCGTTGGGATGGCGACCACTGGCCGACCCTGATGTCGCCGTCCGGCATCCGCGAGCCGGTGCACCGTGCGACCTGCAAGACTATCGAGCCGGAGGAAATCTGGCGGGTGATCGGCAACTATGCCAGCGCCGCGGCGCGGGCCAAGGCCGGTGGCCTGGATGGCGTCGAACTGTCTGCCGTGCACCAGCACATGATCGACCAGTTCTGGAGCCCGCGGGTCAACAAGCGTACCGACGAGTGGGGCGGCAGCTTTGAAAACCGCATGCGCTTCGGCCTGGAAGTGATCAAGGCCGTGCGCAAGGAAGTCGGCCCGGATTTCTGCGTGGGCCTGCGTATCTGTGGCGACGAATTCCACCCCGATGGCTTGAGCCACGAGGACATGAAGGAAATCGCCAAGTACTACGACGCCACCGGCATGATCGACTTCCTCGGCGTGGTCGGCTCGGGTTGTGATACCCACAACACCCTGGCCAACGTGATCCCGAACATGAGTTATCCACCGGAGCCGTTCCTGCACCTGGCGGCCGGCATCAAGGAAGTGGTCAAGGTTCCCGTGCTGCACGCGCAGAACATCAAGGACCCGAACCAGGCCACGCGGATTCTCGAGGGCGGTTACGTCGACATGGTCGGCATGACCCGCGCGCACATCGCCGACCCGCACCTGATCGCCAAGATCAAGATGGGCCAGGTCGACCAGATCAGGCAGTGCGTCGGTGCCAACTACTGCATCGACCGCCAGTACCAGGGCCTGGATGTGCTGTGCATCCAGAACGCCGCGACCTCCCGTGAATACATGGGCGTGCCGCATATCATCGAAAAATCCACCGGGCCGAAACGCAAGGTGGTGGTGGTCGGTGCCGGCCCGGCCGGGATGGAGGCCGCTCGCGTGGCTGCCGAACGTGGCCACGACGTGACCCTGTTCGAGAAGAAAGACGCGATTGGCGGGCAGATCACCACCGCCTCGAAAGCCCCGCAGCGGGACCAGATCGCCGGTATCACTCGCTGGTTCCAGCTGGAACTGGCTCGGTTGAAAGTTGACCTGCGCCTGGGCACCGCGGCCGATGCCGCGACCATCCTGGATCTGCGTCCGGACGTGGTGGTGCTGGCCGTGGGCGGGCATCCGTTCCTGGAGCAGAACGAGCATTGGGGCGCCGCCGAAGGGCTGGTGGTCAGCAGCTGGGACGTGCTCGACGGCAAGATTGCGCCGGGCAAGAACGTGCTGGTCTACGACACCATTTGCGAGTTCACCGGGATGTCGGTTGCCGACTTCCTGGCCGACAAGGGCAGCCAGGTCGAGATCGTCACCGACGACATCAAGCCGGGCGTGGCCATCGGCGGTACGTCGTTCCCCACCTACTACCGCAGCATGTACCCCAAAGAAGTGATCATGACCGGCGACATGATGCTGGAAAAGGTCTACCGCGAGGGTGACAAGCTGATCGCCGTACTGGAGAACGAATACACCGGCGCCAAAGAGGAGCGGGTAGTCGATCAGGTGGTGGTGGAGAACGGCGTGCGGCCGGATGAAGAGATCTACTACGCGCTCAAGGAAGGTTCGCGCAACAAGGGCCAGATCGATATCGAGGCATTGTTCGCGATCAAGCCGCAACCCTCGCTGAGCCAGCCTGGCGACGGCTACCTGCTGTTCCGGATCGGCGACTGCGTAGCCCAGCGCAACACCCATGCGGCGATCTATGACGCGCTGCGGTTGTGCAAAGACTTCTAA
- a CDS encoding DUF4239 domain-containing protein has product MACPTDRTMQSLAAAPTYALVIFAAIVVLLEVGRRIGERQLSLDPVGARTGIGAIEGAVFGLLALLIAFTFSGAASRLDDRRTLITEEVNAIGTAWLRLDLLPPANQPALRQLMRDYVDARIAFYQGLTDKQTAAQENARAMAAQLNIWKQTVAAVQQMPSPPLGISVLQALNEMIDITTTRSVALKTHPPLIIYLMLLALMLVSALLIGFGMAGSARRNWLHGTGYALVMVSVMYVILDFEFPRLGIIRVDQFDQIMLNQRKSMDEANAIIPTLIEPSLYRNI; this is encoded by the coding sequence TTGGCCTGCCCCACGGATCGCACTATGCAATCACTCGCCGCCGCCCCCACCTATGCACTAGTGATCTTTGCCGCCATTGTGGTGCTGCTCGAAGTCGGAAGGCGGATAGGCGAACGTCAATTGAGCCTCGACCCCGTAGGCGCCCGCACCGGTATCGGCGCGATCGAAGGCGCGGTTTTCGGCCTGCTGGCGTTGCTCATCGCATTTACCTTTTCCGGTGCAGCCAGCAGGCTGGATGACCGGCGCACCCTGATTACCGAAGAGGTCAACGCCATCGGCACTGCATGGTTGCGTCTGGACTTGCTTCCACCGGCCAACCAGCCAGCATTGCGGCAGTTGATGCGCGACTATGTCGATGCCCGAATTGCCTTCTATCAAGGCCTGACGGACAAGCAAACAGCGGCGCAGGAAAATGCGCGAGCAATGGCAGCACAACTGAATATCTGGAAACAGACTGTGGCCGCAGTACAGCAAATGCCAAGCCCGCCGCTGGGTATAAGCGTGCTACAGGCGCTCAATGAAATGATCGATATCACCACCACCCGCAGTGTGGCCCTCAAGACTCACCCGCCTTTGATTATCTACCTGATGCTCCTGGCGCTGATGCTGGTCAGCGCCCTGCTGATCGGTTTTGGCATGGCCGGCTCAGCCAGGCGTAACTGGCTGCATGGCACTGGGTATGCGCTGGTCATGGTCAGCGTGATGTATGTCATCCTGGATTTCGAATTTCCACGGCTCGGCATTATTCGTGTCGATCAGTTCGACCAAATCATGCTCAATCAACGCAAGAGTATGGATGAAGCAAACGCAATTATTCCCACTCTCATAGAACCGTCGCTCTATCGAAATATATAG
- a CDS encoding lysozyme inhibitor LprI family protein, translating to MRSMVVVVLAVLAFGAQAEEESTPCDNVETTEQNYDCVVFNKKTAERELNAAYDELLDRAKSQYTGNSAQLTDFTARIKAAQQLWIKLRDADCAVETFQTTKGTQDFDMAQNTCLAQRSDERSEYLQSLGME from the coding sequence ATGAGATCGATGGTAGTGGTGGTGTTGGCAGTGCTGGCGTTCGGTGCTCAGGCTGAAGAAGAAAGCACCCCTTGTGACAATGTGGAAACCACTGAGCAGAACTACGACTGCGTCGTGTTCAACAAGAAGACCGCAGAACGCGAGTTGAACGCTGCCTATGATGAGTTGCTCGACCGGGCAAAATCCCAATATACCGGTAATTCGGCGCAGCTCACCGACTTCACCGCCAGAATCAAGGCCGCCCAGCAACTCTGGATCAAATTGCGCGATGCCGATTGTGCTGTGGAAACGTTCCAGACAACGAAAGGTACCCAGGACTTTGATATGGCGCAGAACACCTGCCTGGCGCAAAGGAGTGATGAGCGGTCGGAGTATTTGCAATCGCTGGGGATGGAATGA
- the gbcA gene encoding glycine-betaine demethylase subunit GbcA: MDVTATLSLGDPLEPARKATADMLQTRERTFSLPQPFYSDERLFDIDMQEIFQKEWLIAGMTCEIPTKGNFLTLQIGKNPIIVIRGAEGQVHAFHNVCRHRGSRLCTSEKGKVAKLVCHYHQWTYELDGRLLFAGTEMGADFDMKQYGLKPVNVKTAGGYIFISLAENPPAIDDFLSTLNHYMEPYDMENTKVAVQTTLMEKANWKLVLENNRECYHCNASHPELLKTLLEWDDVTDPRADQAFKDHVAASAAAWEAEKIPYAHASFGLRNRIVRMPLLKGTVSMTMDGKQGCQKLMGRIKNPELGSMRILHLPHSWNHCMGDHIIVFTVWPISAQETMVTTKWLVHKDAVEGVDYDVERMRQVWDATNDQDRRLAEENQRGINSTAYEPGPYSKTYEFGVVNFIDWYSERMLNNLGAAPAPYLKGVAAQ; the protein is encoded by the coding sequence ATGGACGTCACCGCAACCCTGAGCCTGGGCGATCCACTGGAACCTGCACGCAAGGCTACCGCCGACATGCTGCAGACCCGCGAACGCACCTTCTCGCTGCCACAACCCTTCTACAGCGACGAGCGCCTGTTCGATATCGATATGCAGGAGATCTTCCAGAAGGAATGGCTGATCGCCGGCATGACCTGCGAGATCCCGACCAAGGGCAACTTCCTGACCCTGCAGATCGGCAAGAACCCGATCATCGTCATCCGTGGCGCCGAAGGCCAGGTGCATGCCTTCCACAACGTTTGCCGCCATCGTGGCTCACGCCTGTGCACCAGTGAGAAGGGCAAGGTCGCCAAGCTGGTCTGCCACTACCACCAGTGGACCTACGAACTGGACGGTCGCCTGCTGTTCGCCGGTACCGAAATGGGCGCCGACTTCGACATGAAGCAGTACGGCCTCAAGCCTGTGAACGTAAAGACCGCCGGCGGTTACATCTTCATCAGCCTGGCGGAAAACCCGCCGGCCATCGATGACTTCCTGTCGACGCTGAACCATTACATGGAACCCTACGACATGGAAAACACCAAGGTGGCGGTGCAAACCACCTTGATGGAGAAAGCCAACTGGAAGCTGGTGCTGGAAAACAACCGCGAGTGCTACCACTGCAACGCCTCGCACCCGGAACTGCTGAAAACCCTGCTCGAGTGGGACGACGTCACCGACCCGCGCGCCGACCAGGCCTTCAAGGATCACGTGGCAGCCTCGGCCGCTGCCTGGGAAGCCGAGAAGATCCCTTACGCCCACGCCAGCTTCGGCCTGCGTAACCGCATCGTGCGCATGCCGCTGCTCAAGGGCACCGTATCGATGACCATGGACGGCAAGCAGGGCTGCCAGAAGCTCATGGGCCGCATCAAGAACCCGGAACTGGGCTCGATGCGCATCCTGCACCTGCCGCACTCCTGGAACCACTGCATGGGCGACCACATCATCGTCTTCACCGTGTGGCCGATCAGCGCCCAGGAAACCATGGTCACCACCAAGTGGCTGGTGCACAAGGATGCGGTCGAAGGCGTCGACTACGACGTGGAGCGCATGCGCCAGGTCTGGGACGCCACCAACGACCAGGACCGTCGCCTGGCCGAAGAGAACCAGCGCGGCATCAACTCCACTGCCTATGAGCCTGGGCCGTACTCGAAGACCTATGAGTTTGGTGTGGTGAACTTCATCGACTGGTACAGCGAGCGGATGCTCAATAACCTAGGGGCGGCGCCTGCGCCTTATCTGAAGGGTGTTGCTGCGCAGTAA
- a CDS encoding electron transfer flavoprotein subunit alpha/FixB family protein, with translation MSDIIRRDPRAEWIARNRLHPLHAAMQPAQTSWMGPNGIIRKNPHAVGFIGPNGIKRIDRSGAQQGGAVKRTAAAEVQLPLHQVPQPAFYIAVVPDMVGGRLSSHDRDLLGLAHSLAGTDGAVMAVVFGEHKENAFATAGVDRLLLLQDDEFSGYAPEHRVQGLRAVDNQFSPRHWLLPDSRSGGGELGRRFAANLGERPATRIWQVKDGQCIGRAGAGQQDLARALPRLILAAAECAEPVSDTRHEVLPVELSTSLLLRQPRIEDLGAVAVDPAAIPMAEAEFIFSGGNGVKDWALFHQTAAALGATKGASRVAVDDGFMARDRQVGASGTWVTARVYVAVGISGAIQHLQGIGACDKVVAINLDPGCDMIKRADLSVIGESAAILQALIDAVEAYRNEAKRDAA, from the coding sequence ATGAGCGATATTATCCGTCGCGATCCACGTGCCGAATGGATCGCCCGCAACCGCCTGCACCCGCTGCATGCGGCCATGCAACCGGCCCAGACCTCGTGGATGGGCCCTAACGGTATCATTCGCAAGAACCCCCATGCGGTTGGTTTCATCGGCCCCAACGGGATCAAGCGCATCGACCGCAGCGGTGCCCAGCAGGGCGGTGCGGTCAAGCGCACGGCTGCCGCCGAGGTACAGTTGCCGCTGCATCAGGTGCCGCAACCGGCCTTCTACATTGCCGTTGTGCCGGACATGGTCGGTGGCCGCCTGAGCAGCCATGACCGTGACCTGCTCGGCCTGGCCCACAGCCTGGCCGGAACGGATGGCGCGGTCATGGCCGTGGTGTTCGGTGAGCACAAGGAAAACGCCTTCGCCACTGCCGGTGTCGATCGGCTGTTGCTGCTTCAAGACGACGAATTCAGTGGTTATGCACCGGAGCACCGAGTCCAGGGCCTGCGGGCTGTGGATAACCAGTTCAGCCCGCGTCACTGGCTGCTGCCAGACAGCCGCAGCGGTGGTGGCGAATTGGGTCGGCGCTTTGCCGCTAACCTTGGCGAACGGCCGGCCACGCGAATCTGGCAGGTCAAGGACGGTCAGTGCATCGGCCGCGCCGGTGCTGGTCAGCAAGACCTGGCCCGTGCTCTGCCACGTTTGATCCTGGCTGCTGCGGAATGCGCCGAACCGGTCAGCGACACCCGTCACGAAGTCTTGCCGGTGGAGTTATCCACATCCCTCTTGCTGCGCCAGCCACGCATCGAGGACCTCGGTGCAGTGGCCGTCGACCCTGCGGCGATTCCCATGGCCGAAGCCGAGTTCATCTTCTCGGGGGGCAATGGGGTCAAGGATTGGGCATTGTTCCATCAAACCGCCGCCGCACTCGGTGCCACCAAAGGCGCGTCGCGGGTGGCGGTGGACGATGGCTTCATGGCCCGTGATCGTCAGGTCGGGGCCAGTGGCACCTGGGTCACGGCCAGGGTTTATGTGGCTGTGGGTATCTCCGGGGCGATCCAGCACCTGCAGGGCATTGGCGCCTGCGACAAGGTGGTGGCGATCAACCTCGATCCGGGTTGCGACATGATCAAGCGGGCCGACCTGTCGGTGATCGGCGAAAGCGCCGCGATCCTCCAGGCCCTGATTGATGCCGTCGAAGCCTACCGAAACGAAGCCAAGCGCGATGCCGCTTAA
- a CDS encoding DUF5943 domain-containing protein produces MAKIAPQLPIEVDSETGVWTSDALPMLYVPRHFFVNNHIGIEEVLGAEAYAEILYKAGYKSAWHWCEKEAQCHGLEGVAVFEHYMKRLSQRGWGLFKIQDIDLEKGTASVKLEHSAFVYVYGKVGRKVDYMFTGWFAGAMDQILAARGSSIRTVAEQVYGGSEEGHDDGLFIVKPL; encoded by the coding sequence ATGGCCAAGATCGCCCCGCAATTGCCTATCGAAGTCGACAGCGAAACCGGTGTCTGGACCTCCGACGCCTTGCCGATGCTGTACGTACCTCGCCATTTCTTCGTCAACAACCACATAGGCATCGAAGAAGTGCTGGGCGCCGAAGCCTATGCCGAGATCCTCTACAAGGCCGGCTACAAGTCCGCCTGGCACTGGTGCGAGAAAGAAGCCCAATGCCATGGCCTGGAAGGCGTCGCGGTGTTCGAACACTACATGAAGCGTCTGTCGCAACGCGGCTGGGGCCTGTTCAAGATCCAGGACATCGATCTGGAGAAGGGTACCGCCAGCGTCAAGCTCGAGCATTCGGCATTCGTCTATGTGTATGGCAAGGTCGGGCGCAAGGTCGATTACATGTTCACCGGCTGGTTTGCCGGCGCCATGGACCAGATCCTGGCCGCCCGGGGCAGTTCGATCCGCACTGTCGCCGAGCAAGTCTACGGCGGATCGGAAGAAGGCCACGACGACGGCCTGTTCATCGTCAAGCCGTTGTAA
- the dgcB gene encoding dimethylglycine demethylation protein DgcB has product MLNTLLPILLFAALGLAVLGALRRVSMWRQGRAAKVDLIGGLLAMPRRYMVDLHHVVARDKYMANTHVATAGGFVLAAVLAILVHGFGLHNRILGYALLFASVLMFVGALFVYARRRNPPARLSKGPWMRLPKSLMAFSVSFFLVTLPVAGILPADFGGWVLAALLGLGVLWGVSELFFGMTWGGPMKHAFAGALHLAWHRRAERFGGGRSTGLKPLDLEDPQAPLGVEKPKDFTWNQLLGFDACVQCGKCEAACPAFAAGQPLNPKKLIQDMVVGLAGGTDANFAGSPYPSLDGRGKPIGEHGGNPHQPIVNGLVDAETLWSCTTCRACVEECPMMIEHVDAIVDMRRHLTLEKGATPNKGAEVLENLIATDNPGGFAPGGRMNWAADLNLNLLSDKKTTDVLFWVGDGAFDMRNQRTLRAFVKVLKAAKVDFAVLGLEERDSGDVARRLGDEATFQLLARRNIQTLSKYSFKRIVTCDPHSFHVLKNEYGAFDGNYLVQHHSTYMAELIASKQLNLSQHKGGSVTYHDPCYLGRYNGEYQAPRDVLSALGIEVREMQRSGFRSRCCGGGGGAPITDIPGKQRIPDMRMEDIRETQAELVAVGCPQCTAMLEGVVEPRPLIKDIAELVADALVEEVIASQPAPNKRKPAEVH; this is encoded by the coding sequence ATGTTGAACACCCTTCTTCCAATCCTGCTGTTCGCCGCCCTGGGCCTGGCTGTCCTGGGCGCGTTGCGGCGCGTCTCGATGTGGCGACAGGGCCGTGCGGCCAAGGTCGACCTGATCGGCGGGCTGTTGGCGATGCCGCGCCGCTATATGGTCGACCTGCACCACGTGGTGGCGCGGGACAAATACATGGCCAACACCCACGTGGCTACCGCCGGCGGCTTTGTACTGGCGGCAGTGCTGGCGATTCTGGTGCATGGTTTTGGCCTGCATAACCGCATCCTCGGCTATGCCTTGCTGTTCGCCTCGGTGTTGATGTTCGTTGGCGCGCTGTTTGTTTATGCCCGTCGGCGCAACCCGCCCGCGCGCTTGTCGAAAGGCCCGTGGATGCGCCTGCCCAAGAGCCTGATGGCTTTTTCGGTCAGTTTTTTCCTGGTGACCCTGCCAGTGGCCGGGATCCTGCCAGCCGATTTTGGCGGCTGGGTATTGGCCGCCCTGCTTGGGCTTGGCGTGCTGTGGGGCGTTTCGGAGCTGTTTTTCGGGATGACCTGGGGCGGGCCGATGAAGCACGCCTTCGCCGGTGCCCTGCACCTGGCCTGGCACCGCCGTGCCGAGCGCTTTGGTGGTGGCCGTTCGACCGGCCTGAAGCCGCTGGACCTGGAAGACCCCCAGGCGCCGCTGGGTGTGGAAAAGCCCAAGGATTTCACCTGGAACCAATTGCTCGGCTTCGACGCCTGCGTGCAATGCGGCAAGTGCGAAGCAGCCTGCCCGGCCTTCGCCGCAGGCCAGCCGCTGAACCCGAAAAAACTGATTCAGGACATGGTCGTCGGCCTGGCCGGCGGCACCGATGCAAACTTCGCTGGCAGCCCGTACCCATCCCTTGACGGCAGGGGCAAGCCAATTGGTGAACACGGCGGCAACCCGCACCAGCCGATCGTCAACGGCCTGGTCGATGCCGAAACGCTGTGGTCGTGCACCACCTGCCGCGCCTGCGTGGAAGAGTGCCCGATGATGATCGAGCACGTCGATGCCATCGTCGACATGCGTCGGCACCTGACCCTGGAAAAAGGCGCGACCCCGAACAAGGGCGCCGAAGTGCTGGAGAACCTGATCGCCACCGACAACCCGGGCGGTTTTGCCCCGGGCGGGCGGATGAACTGGGCGGCAGACCTGAACCTCAACCTGCTCAGCGACAAGAAAACCACCGACGTACTGTTCTGGGTTGGCGATGGTGCGTTCGACATGCGCAACCAGCGCACCCTGCGCGCCTTCGTCAAAGTGCTGAAAGCCGCCAAGGTCGACTTCGCCGTGCTCGGCCTGGAAGAACGCGACAGTGGTGACGTGGCCCGTCGCCTGGGTGATGAGGCAACCTTCCAGCTACTGGCCCGGCGCAATATCCAGACCCTGAGCAAGTACAGCTTCAAGCGCATCGTCACCTGCGATCCACACAGCTTCCACGTACTCAAGAACGAATACGGCGCGTTCGACGGCAATTACCTGGTGCAGCACCACAGCACCTACATGGCCGAACTCATTGCCTCGAAGCAATTGAACCTGAGCCAGCATAAAGGCGGCAGCGTGACCTATCACGACCCGTGCTACCTGGGCCGCTACAACGGCGAATACCAGGCGCCGCGCGATGTGCTGAGCGCGCTCGGCATCGAGGTTCGGGAGATGCAGCGTTCGGGCTTCCGTTCCCGTTGCTGTGGCGGTGGCGGCGGTGCGCCGATCACCGATATTCCCGGCAAGCAGCGGATTCCCGACATGCGCATGGAGGACATTCGCGAGACCCAGGCCGAGCTGGTGGCCGTGGGTTGCCCACAGTGCACGGCGATGCTTGAAGGGGTGGTCGAACCACGGCCGCTGATCAAGGACATTGCCGAGCTGGTGGCCGATGCGCTGGTCGAGGAAGTGATCGCCAGTCAACCGGCGCCCAACAAGCGCAAGCCTGCGGAGGTGCACTGA
- a CDS encoding electron transfer flavoprotein subunit beta encodes MNTKVISLVSIGAHPTSGRARRAEQDARAVELGLQLAGDNLQVLHAGDSQEPALRAYLGMGLEQLHVLEQPAGADALGVLGDYLRDAGAQLVLTGSQAETGEGSGMLPFLLAEQLGWPLVVGLAEVESISNGVAQVLQALPRGQRRRLKVRLPLLATVDNAAPKPRQSAFGPARRGVLAARQVEIVEDELFTSAELQPAKPRPKRLKVIKAKSGADRMKAATAKASGGGGQVLKDVSPQAGAEAILKLLIEEGVVR; translated from the coding sequence ATGAACACGAAGGTCATCAGCCTGGTTTCGATTGGCGCCCACCCGACTTCCGGTCGGGCCCGGCGCGCCGAACAGGATGCCCGTGCGGTCGAACTGGGCCTGCAACTGGCTGGGGATAACTTGCAGGTGCTGCACGCCGGAGATTCGCAGGAGCCCGCTTTGCGCGCTTACCTGGGCATGGGCCTGGAACAGCTGCATGTGCTCGAGCAACCCGCCGGCGCCGATGCGCTGGGCGTGCTCGGCGACTACTTGCGCGATGCCGGCGCCCAGCTGGTGTTGACCGGCAGCCAGGCCGAAACCGGCGAAGGCTCGGGTATGCTGCCGTTTTTGCTGGCAGAACAACTGGGCTGGCCGCTGGTGGTGGGCCTGGCCGAAGTCGAGTCCATCAGCAACGGCGTGGCCCAGGTCCTCCAGGCCCTGCCACGCGGTCAGCGGCGGCGCTTGAAGGTGCGCCTGCCCTTGCTGGCGACTGTGGATAACGCCGCGCCAAAACCGCGCCAGAGCGCCTTTGGCCCGGCTCGCCGTGGCGTGCTGGCTGCCCGGCAGGTGGAAATCGTCGAAGACGAGTTATTCACAAGCGCCGAGCTGCAACCGGCCAAGCCCCGGCCCAAGCGCCTCAAGGTCATCAAGGCCAAGAGCGGTGCCGACCGCATGAAAGCGGCTACCGCCAAGGCCAGCGGCGGCGGTGGGCAGGTGCTCAAGGACGTCAGCCCCCAGGCCGGCGCCGAGGCGATTCTGAAGTTGTTGATAGAAGAAGGCGTGGTCCGCTAG
- a CDS encoding DUF3010 family protein: MKICGIEIKGSEAIFAVATFQDKAPEHLAVATKKIALEDDDEATNVKAFAALVERFVKDNGIDRIAIKKRSKKGEFAGGPTTFKIEGVLQLLSDCQVMLVSPQTVSAQSKKFDFALPASLNKYQHEAYKTACAVLMKASA; this comes from the coding sequence ATGAAAATCTGCGGCATCGAAATCAAAGGCAGCGAAGCGATCTTCGCCGTAGCGACTTTTCAGGACAAGGCGCCTGAACACCTCGCCGTTGCCACCAAAAAAATCGCTCTGGAAGACGACGATGAGGCTACGAACGTCAAAGCCTTCGCCGCACTCGTGGAGCGCTTCGTGAAGGACAACGGCATCGATCGCATCGCCATCAAGAAGCGCAGCAAGAAAGGCGAGTTCGCCGGTGGCCCGACGACCTTCAAGATCGAAGGGGTGCTGCAGCTGCTGAGCGATTGCCAGGTCATGCTGGTTTCGCCGCAAACCGTCAGCGCGCAGAGCAAGAAATTCGACTTTGCCCTGCCCGCGTCGCTGAACAAGTACCAGCATGAGGCCTATAAGACAGCCTGCGCGGTACTGATGAAAGCCTCCGCTTGA